From the Gallaecimonas mangrovi genome, one window contains:
- a CDS encoding TonB-dependent receptor: MINDVRHSEWQGKRQRRLLALLPVAATLVSGFTQAAETSDTTKSDDKTDKAEVVEVVGRRISDTSMAIGTDQVSNTLAVTRDQLLSAPSGISGLKMLENLPGFNVQTDGALGLYEFGNSVSVRAFNLSQMGFVLDGIPMGRSDAFGGSPIFRYVDNENLRSVTASPGAGDVSKPSYATLGPVASYVTTMPSHKAGGMVSMTMGDDDLRRSFVKLQTGDIGGFRAYLSRSKTDSNLWRGPGSINREHIEGKAIYEFTDSYLQATYVYNDFYDYDSPTATKATFDKNYNYGYSATLPDGCISADPQVYDFNGDGSIDSNDFIPVFTGSNCTSYYKDRVNARHDKLYSLTYGTALTTDLSFKATGYYEDKIGYGISPDSYSNSLSIYQEEADAGLDVVHPRGVQYGYSGLDGDRKGITLGFDWYLGEHHLAFGTWYEDDKYHRMQLRYNHENGSADGAVLWDEVVYYRRNYHSERKTHQYYLKDTLGLMNDRLKLELGVKALDMDYSLNGYRDYDDYYIDGGSGYGPQSISANYQDFFLPMVGAVYTLNSTDQLFASYAENYALPAGADDIFSTAVETVVKPEAEEANNYELGYRTNRDTFNTSIALYYTLFKNRLVEGNVLNPATDQPESFYVNAGDSEAYGVELSGVWQPAIFKKKLYFNSNVTFNHATLKDGFDDNPAGSRLADSPLWLFNGGVTWEPSDWLVAHFSAKYTGSRYGDYAEDYKTAAYWTTSAYVDIGGPNNFGLPENVSIRFNLDNVFNTKAMAYIYSGSNYVRPLSPRTFQATLTVHF; the protein is encoded by the coding sequence GTGATTAACGATGTGAGGCATTCAGAGTGGCAGGGCAAACGCCAACGGCGACTTTTGGCGCTGCTGCCGGTAGCCGCGACATTGGTTTCGGGTTTTACCCAAGCCGCCGAAACCTCTGACACCACCAAGAGTGATGACAAGACAGACAAAGCCGAAGTGGTGGAAGTGGTTGGCCGGCGTATTTCCGACACCAGCATGGCCATAGGCACCGACCAGGTTTCCAACACCTTGGCGGTAACCCGCGACCAGTTATTGTCGGCGCCATCAGGGATCTCGGGGCTGAAAATGCTGGAAAACCTGCCCGGCTTTAATGTGCAAACCGACGGCGCCTTGGGACTCTATGAGTTCGGTAACTCGGTCAGTGTGCGCGCTTTTAATCTGTCGCAAATGGGCTTTGTGTTAGATGGCATTCCCATGGGCCGCTCCGACGCCTTTGGCGGCAGCCCGATTTTCCGCTATGTCGATAACGAAAATCTGCGCTCGGTTACCGCCTCGCCGGGGGCTGGCGATGTGTCCAAACCCAGCTACGCCACCTTGGGCCCGGTGGCCAGCTATGTAACCACCATGCCGTCGCACAAGGCTGGCGGCATGGTGTCGATGACCATGGGCGATGACGACCTGCGCCGCTCTTTTGTGAAACTTCAAACCGGCGACATTGGCGGCTTTCGCGCCTATTTAAGCCGCTCAAAAACCGACTCCAACCTTTGGCGCGGCCCCGGCTCTATCAACCGTGAACACATTGAAGGCAAAGCCATTTACGAGTTTACCGACAGCTACTTGCAAGCCACTTACGTCTACAACGACTTTTACGACTACGACTCGCCAACTGCCACCAAGGCCACCTTCGACAAAAACTACAACTACGGCTATTCCGCCACCCTGCCCGATGGCTGTATCAGCGCCGACCCGCAAGTCTATGACTTTAACGGTGATGGCAGCATCGACAGCAATGACTTTATTCCGGTTTTTACCGGCAGCAATTGCACCAGCTACTACAAAGACCGGGTTAACGCCCGCCACGACAAGCTCTATTCCTTAACCTACGGCACGGCGCTCACCACTGATTTGAGCTTCAAGGCCACCGGCTATTACGAAGATAAAATCGGCTACGGCATTTCCCCCGACAGCTACAGCAATTCGTTATCAATTTACCAAGAAGAGGCCGACGCTGGCCTTGATGTGGTGCACCCGCGCGGGGTGCAATACGGTTACTCCGGCCTTGATGGCGACAGAAAAGGCATTACCCTCGGCTTTGACTGGTACCTGGGTGAACATCACCTGGCCTTTGGTACCTGGTACGAAGACGACAAATACCACCGCATGCAGCTGCGCTATAACCATGAAAACGGCAGCGCCGACGGCGCCGTGCTCTGGGACGAAGTGGTGTACTACCGCCGCAACTACCATTCGGAACGCAAAACCCACCAGTACTATCTAAAAGACACCCTGGGGCTGATGAACGACCGGCTGAAATTGGAGCTTGGCGTCAAGGCGCTGGATATGGACTACAGCCTTAATGGCTACCGCGATTACGACGATTACTACATCGATGGTGGCAGCGGCTATGGCCCGCAGTCGATTAGCGCCAACTACCAAGACTTTTTCCTGCCTATGGTTGGGGCGGTTTACACCCTCAATAGTACCGACCAGTTATTTGCCTCTTACGCTGAAAATTACGCCTTGCCGGCCGGTGCCGATGACATTTTCAGCACTGCCGTAGAAACCGTGGTGAAACCCGAAGCGGAAGAAGCCAACAACTACGAGTTGGGTTATCGCACCAACCGTGACACCTTTAACACCAGCATTGCCCTGTACTACACCCTCTTTAAAAACCGCCTGGTTGAAGGCAACGTGCTAAACCCCGCCACCGACCAACCCGAGTCGTTCTACGTTAACGCCGGCGACTCCGAAGCCTACGGGGTAGAACTGAGCGGCGTGTGGCAACCGGCCATTTTTAAGAAAAAGCTCTACTTCAACAGCAACGTCACCTTTAACCACGCCACCTTAAAAGACGGCTTTGACGATAACCCCGCCGGTAGCCGCCTGGCGGACAGTCCGTTGTGGCTCTTTAACGGCGGCGTGACCTGGGAACCAAGCGACTGGTTAGTGGCGCATTTCTCCGCCAAATATACCGGTAGCCGCTATGGCGACTACGCCGAGGACTACAAAACCGCCGCTTACTGGACCACCTCGGCCTATGTCGATATTGGCGGCCCCAATAACTTTGGTTTGCCTGAAAACGTCTCTATTCGTTTTAACCTCGACAACGTCTTTAACACCAAAGCCATGGCCTATATCTATTCTGGCTCGAACTATGTGCGGCCCTTAAGCCCCCGCACCTTCCAGGCCACGCTAACGGTGCACTTTTAA
- a CDS encoding LysR family transcriptional regulator — translation MDLLDDLRLFVEIADLGNMSAVARRRAVAPSTITLGLQRLENRVGTPLVTRSTRKLSLTNEGEHFLGDCRRILGQLDEAMDSLRDVGTLSGQLKITATNDFGRTRLAPLVSQFMAEHPGVHISLYLTDGLVNLVEESMDLGIRTGPLSDSSLKARLLIEGNRCICASPEYWQRHGKPEEPRALSEHNCLVLSRPGDPQSNWRFLQQDKALTVKVKGDRTANDGGTLRQWALDGVGVILKSTWDISEDLAAGRLETVLDTYSSELINLYAVYPTGRLSRRARAFIDYLALKLDPNAITKPALL, via the coding sequence AGCGCGGCGCCGAGCCGTGGCCCCATCCACCATCACCCTGGGCCTGCAACGCCTGGAAAACCGGGTGGGCACACCGCTGGTAACCCGCTCTACCCGTAAGTTGTCACTCACCAATGAAGGCGAGCACTTTTTAGGTGACTGCCGGCGTATTCTTGGCCAACTCGATGAAGCCATGGACAGCCTGCGTGATGTTGGCACCTTGTCAGGTCAGCTAAAAATCACCGCCACCAACGACTTTGGCCGTACCCGGCTGGCGCCGTTGGTTAGCCAGTTTATGGCAGAACACCCCGGCGTACATATCAGCCTGTATTTGACCGACGGCCTGGTGAATCTGGTAGAAGAAAGCATGGACTTGGGCATTCGTACCGGTCCCCTTAGCGACTCCAGTTTGAAAGCCAGATTGTTGATTGAAGGTAACCGCTGCATCTGCGCCAGCCCAGAATATTGGCAGCGCCACGGCAAGCCAGAAGAGCCCAGAGCACTTAGCGAACACAATTGCCTGGTGCTAAGCCGACCGGGCGATCCGCAAAGCAACTGGCGCTTTTTGCAGCAAGACAAAGCGCTGACGGTAAAAGTGAAAGGCGACCGCACCGCCAACGACGGCGGCACCTTAAGGCAGTGGGCCCTAGATGGCGTTGGCGTTATTTTAAAATCCACCTGGGATATCAGCGAAGACTTAGCCGCCGGGCGCTTAGAAACGGTATTGGATACCTACAGCAGTGAGCTGATAAACCTTTATGCGGTTTACCCTACCGGCCGCTTATCCAGAAGGGCTCGCGCCTTTATTGATTATTTGGCGTTAAAATTAGACCCCAACGCCATCACTAAGCCTGCGCTGTTGTAG